A window of Solanum stenotomum isolate F172 chromosome 3, ASM1918654v1, whole genome shotgun sequence contains these coding sequences:
- the LOC125860255 gene encoding 60S ribosomal protein L6, mitochondrial-like gives MEANFFRFLKIVGVGYKAKAESQGRLLYLRLGCSHEVELTVPPAVRVFCFKPNIICCVGIDEERVQQFAASVRSCKPPEVYEGKGIMYIDEVVKKKQGKKSR, from the coding sequence ATGGAAGCTAATTTTTTCCGCTTTCTCAAGATTGTTGGGGTTGGTTACAAGGCGAAAGCAGAATCTCAAGGCCGTCTCTTATACCTCAGGCTTGGTTGTAGTCATGAGGTTGAACTGACCGTTCCACCTGCAGTTCGCGTGTTCTGTTTCAAACCAAATATCATATGCTGCGTGGGGATTGACGAGGAGAGGGTACAGCAATTTGCTGCTTCTGTAAGGAGCTGTAAACCTCCTGAAGTTTATGAAGGCAAAGGTATAATGTACATTGATGAAGTTGTAAAAAAGAAGCAGGGGAAGAAATCAAGGTAA
- the LOC125860248 gene encoding uncharacterized protein LOC125860248: MEKRRVLFVLWVAGMMIMCSCWMEEEAENAKRRTNLATGEVKIEDEKAMHSAKEKANSLGDWASAKFSQYQQDAKEAASDAKDTKSSTAYGTEREAAQKVSGMVNMASDAKNVACEKANQAMDAAAEMVHRATERGKHSAFNVYDFASEKASDIDNKAKERVHYTYDSASDEAGRAMNTASDMAANAKEGAKHKASEAYDFAAKKVDDGINTASQVGREVKDKASHAYGFAAGQAMDKVSDMVGEAKDRAKDAYRYTSDKTNQAKDMASSSAANAKDTVEDKASEAKDSANDAYSYISDKLNQAKDMASSSAVNAKDTVEGKVSDAYNQTITMTTDRSTIDAKDSTRDALVEGKDKVDDNYEDAKSKAYETYKSAKDTMNEQAKEKYEDAKEKASDAAGNLGQKMRTASTEL; this comes from the exons ATGGAGAAGAGGAGAGTGTTGTTTGTACTATGGGTAGCGGGGATGATGATTATGTGTTCGTGTTGGATGGAGGAGGAAGCGGAGAATGCAAAGCGGAGAACGAATTTGGCTACCGGAGAGGTGAAAATTGAAGACGAAAAGGCTATGCATAGTGCTAAAGAGAAAGCAAATTCTTTGGGTGATTGGGCCTCTGCCAAATTCTCCCA GTATCAACAAGATGCGAAAGAAGCAGCATCAGATGCTAAGGACACTAAAAGTTCTACCGCATACG GAACCGAAAGAGAGGCGGCTCAGAAGGTTAGTGGAATGGTAAACATGGCATCTGACGCGAAGAATGTTGCTTGCGAGAAGGCAAATCAAGCAATGGATGCAGCAGCTGAAATGGTTCATCGTGCCACAGAGAGAGGGAAACATAGTGCATTCAATGTATATGACTTTGCATCGGAGAAAGCAA GTGATATCGATAATAAAGCGAAAGAGAGAGTTCATTATACTTATGACTCTGCCTCTGATGAGGCAGGCCGTGCAATGAACACGGCCTCTGACATGGCAGCCAATGCCAAAGAAGGAGCCAAACATAAAGCTTCCGAGGCCTATGATTTCGCTGCTAAGAAAGTGGATGATGGAATCAACACAGCTTCCCAAGTGGGCAGGGAAGTGAAGGATAAAGCTAGCCATGCCTATGGTTTTGCAGCAGGTCAAGCCATGGACAAGGTTTCAGACATGGTAGGTGAGGCCAAGGATCGCGCCAAAGACGCTTATAGATACACATCTGATAAGACGAATCAAGCAAAAGACATGGCTTCTAGTAGTGCAGCTAATGCAAAAGACACAGTGGAAGATAAAGCATCCGAGGCCAAGGATAGCGCCAACGATGCTTACAGCTACATATCCGATAAGTTGAATCAGGCCAAAGACATGGCATCTAGTAGTGCTGTTAATGCAAAAGACACGGTGGAAGGTAAAGTGTCGGATGCATACAACCAAACCATAACAATGACTACTGATAGAAGTACTATTGATGCAAAAGACTCGACTAGGGATGCGTTGGTCGAAGGGAAAGATAAAGTTGATGATAATTATGAAGATGCAAAATCGAAGGCTTATGAAACATATAAATCTGCAAAGGATACTATGAATGAGCAAGCCAAGGAAAAGTATGAAGATGCCAAAGAGAAGGCCTCAGATGCTGCTGGCAACCTTGGCCAAAAGATGAGAACTGCGAGTACAGAACTATGA